The Erinaceus europaeus chromosome 6, mEriEur2.1, whole genome shotgun sequence sequence TCTAGCAAATATCAATAGTTCTAATGATCCTCACTCGATAGGACAGTAGTTCTTGTACCTGCTAACTAAGTTAGTACTTGTTGAGGCATGGTGCTTCCAGCCCTGTTTATACTAagtacaaacaaaaacaaactctagaagaaaaccCATTGTTCATACACACAGTTCTTATCCTGAGATAGTAAGACTCTTACAGactgtttaaaaaaatgttaatgtgTCACTTCTTAGTTGGCCACTTCCTGACTTGGAAACAATGCTGAATTTGCAGTCATCTTCAATAGCCCAAATTATATACTGTGTTCTTAATGTTGACAAAGGAATTGGATTTTCTTTCAAACAGCTTTATCTACTAAGAGAGGTTAAGGAGAGTTCTCTAGGACATGAcatattctcagaaatattttctatattgatttttcttttttggtgaaatGAGATGCCACTAATACAAGTAAGCATCAGAGTTTTAAATTAGATGATTATGAATATTGAAATAATGGTGATTAGTGTATAATTCTCTGTCTTGTTTGAGTTTTATTAAAAGGATAATCCTCCATTGATTGGCAAAGAGGTTCCTAAAAGGGAACGACTCACACCAGAAGTAATATTTCATCAAGAATTTTTGTTGAGTTTTTTAATGTGTAAATATACTCAATTCACAGTGTAAATTCTTAAATTGttgtttaaaaaggaaactacGGTTTATTGTCCTTTAAACAACTATTTATAGTAACCAAGCATTTAATTAGCCATGAATCATaacttagttatttttaaatgctttcacTTCAGTTCAGTGTGGTTCAACAAATCTTTATTGACTTTGTCTTTAACCTTTAGAACAATTTAGTCTAATGACTCCCTTTAaattttgtcttatcaaataatttGGCAATTCAGCAGGTTCACTGAGTAAACTTTGTCAAGGCCTGCTACATTCTTAGCAACAAAAATGCTGTTGAAGTAGATAAACACTTGAAAAATAATGTGCTGTTCATTCAATATGTAAAAACCACACTTGTCAGCACCATTAGAAATTCTCAAGATTTCAGAATTCCTTCATAATCACCTCACCTTAACACCCACATGTAcacagtctctcactctctctcacacacacacacagtatgatGTTGATGTGTAAATGCCCGATTCATCCAGAGAGCTGGAAGGTTGAGCAGGCCCAATCTCATGACTACAAATGAAATACTTTCATTTAACTAATTACACCAACCAGTTAAAAAATTTTTGGACAAAGAATAACctaaagtaggggccaggtgctggtgcacctggttgggcacacattacaaagcacaaggacccaagttcaagcccctggtccccacttgcagggggaatgctttgctagggtaaagcaatgctgcaggtgtctctctatttctctctctctctaccattcctttctctcttgatttctggctgtctttatccaaaaaatagagataataatatttatttccttagctaatgtttggatgttgaactcgttattttgtgcttcaccctctggaggacttttagctggactcttgtcctggttcgagtctccaatattttttcttgttgttttaaccattttatatattatgttatgagttccctttatcagtacttttcaaattattgatcactattgcctggattgacttgtgtctaagtaagttaattaaagggttcacagtggtggaagttaacagttgtttcaatccctgagttggagctcagtggtgtaaaagcctctttttttttttttcttccctgtaggctatgggagcctgagggcttttaaactatcaataggcttcttagcttaatcactgactcctgaccaagaaataaagtagGGTGTgaaagagataatccagtggttatacaaagagactttcacaacccctcagctatgccactgaggtataggtcttttcctgagtttctggttagatctctgtcccctggtgtccctccctgttgctgctccagattctgagggtagtagcaatggagactcagagttgcacttggtgagtctctggggagtcctctcctcccttaagctgtccccttgttggtggagcagactggaggtggtgtctcaactgatatactgctgaactgttagcagtcacttaatctctccttaggctcccctctgtcaccagccacacgtgtttgtactcactggtgatttactgggttcctgtggtcattctagtcctgtcttgtttcggtcccgggtggtctcctttggtattcctagttgatctgggagaggagaggagagaggagagaaagcgatctgctgctcgtagctccacctccggaagttgaatccccgagataataatatttaaaaaaacaaaaatgaataacctaaATTACTAGATTTAGAATTTCACATTCACTATAAGTTTCATGTGCAAGTAGATTCCCTCTTCACAGCTGATTCTAAGACTGGAAACTTTGGTTGCAGTGATCTTACTGGACCTGACAAGACTGGACCATTGAACTTTTAGATTAATTTGATTTTATGATACTCagatgctttattattattattattttgcctccagggttattgctggggcttggtgcctgcaccacgaatccactgctccaggtggtcattttttcccttttgttaccctggttgtttttatcgtttttgtggttattattatcgttgctattgatgtcattgtttttagataggacagagagaagtagagagaggagaggaagacagacagggtgagagaaagatagacacctgcagacctgcttcaccgcctgtgaagcgactcccctgtaggtggggagccgggggtataACTAGTATTTTATATATTGTCTCTAGATAGTAAGAACGATAAAGTTAAAAGACTTAATTGTAGTCAAACAAATCTGGGTGTTAATTTCAACTCTATTTTGTACTCTTTATTTGAATTTGGGTGTCATTTTACCACTGCAGTCCTTGTTTCCATATTTACAGAATGAGAGAGTAATTCCAGCCTCAGCTTTTTTCAGAGGATTAAATAAGATAATATGAAATGTGCCTACCTCAATAATCAATAATGGCTCTTACTATGAAATGATAAGaatgatttttttgggggggcaggggcaggcaaTGGCTCACTTACTTGGTTGAGTGTATAGGTTGccaagcttaaggacctgggtctgagcccagcttcccatctgtagggggcaGCTTccggagcagtgaagtaggtctgtgtctgtcttttcctgctctatctccccactctttcttcattctcaatttctctgtcctatacaataagatagaaaaaaaaaaaagggaaaaatagctgctTGGATTGGTGGATTTatagcctcagagataaccaacCCtggtggagatagaaagaaagaaagaaagcaagaaagaaagaaagaacgcaagaaagaaagaaagaaagaaagaaagaaagaaagaaagaaagaaagatagatagatttaGGATCCATTTCTAGGAATATACAAGATGTGAAGAGCTTTctgtaccatttttttttcagtgtactTACTCTCTAGTTTGAAGGTTCATATATAAGTTTCATATTATCAAACAAGATAATATTCAGTATTATAATTTAAAATCTAAATACAGCTATGGAAGTACTAACTTTAAATTAAAATCCTTAGATTTAAATGGAAAGTCAAGCATTtacatttaaataaatgtttggGTCTTTAAACTTGAAGTtgagctggggaggtagctcattTTGTTCGAGTACCAACTTGTTTTCCTGAGACCCCAAGGCCACAGCTTTACCTGCAGCACCACCTCAtgacagaactgaacagtgctctggtctctttgtcttctctctgATCATTGGTATTAAAATTTTTGAAATTAAACTTGAATCAATTTATTGCAGGCAACGAGACCGATCACACTCAAGCCACCACTTTCCGACAGATAAGAACTGTGACAGACCAAGTGACGCAAAATGGAGGAAACTCTGAGGCTCCCCAACCAGCAAGGAGGACCCAGGTCTCTTCTCAACCATCAGCAGTCAGAACACAGGTCCCACCTGTCCCTGAACTGGTGGGACCCCAGGAGCCCTCCTTTCACTCAGGAATCCTGAGAACCATGTCTTACCATGACATCCGTGCTGAGATCTTTCTGTGGAGCTTTTTGCTATGGTCTGACACCATTGAAATGGTGCGTGTGGCTGGCCATCCTTCGGTGTACAAATCAGGCTGGCTGTACCCAGTCTACATTTTCAGTTATATCTCTCTCCTCCGAATTATAGCCACTCCGCAGAACCCACTTCTAAATTCCCTGGGCATCCTGCTCCAAGATATCCCCTTCATTTTTGTTCGACTTAGTTTAATCATTGCTCTGGGGACCATCACACCCATATTGGGCCTATGTAAAAATCTACTAGTGACTCTGTCTTATGTTTACTTTAATTACCTCACTAAATTCAGGGTTTTCTCTACCTTTGAGTTTTAAATAGAAAAGGTAATATAGTCCAACCACTTCATTATACATACTTGTACATTTGCATGTTTTTATCTTGATCTGAGGTATAAGTTTTTATACTGTATAAAAAATGCAGAAGACAGTGAGTAAGCCATTTTAACTAAAAGCTTTGTATCTTTCCAACTTTTTAAGAATGCATACAAGTGGTGCTAAATCTAAGCAGTTGTGGTCTTTTCAGTTGACTTCCCTGTACCTCTAGCAATGTTTGTTAGTTTAGTCATGTCTATACcacttttccccctgcaaatacTCTTCAATAAAGCCTTTTGAAAGTTTGAGAACATATCTTGCCACTAGCtccaaaaatgaatttttttaccaTTTATTTAAATTAGAGAACAttacataaattaataaatttaatttcTAGGAAATATACATGAAGTTACTGAATACTTTTTAGATTGTACATTTAACAAATTGAAAATTGCAGTTTGGGGGTTATTCTTTAGACATGGAATTATGTTCTTCATTCCACTATGGAAGTGATATTTTATCTGATTTTTACCAACAGATCTCTGGTTCACTTTAGAGTTTAACTATTACTACTACTGGAATACTAACAAATATTGTTTAATATATAGAAGTCTAAGCTCATTCGTAATACCTAGATACTGTTTTATAGGGCAAACCATAAGTTGGGGATGAAGATTTCAAAATAAAAGAACACAAAATTGGGTACTGCATGAAAAATACTTATGAACAAGCcctatttagggggccaggtggtgacacacctgattagacacacacactacagtgtgcaaagacccaggttcaaggccctggtccccacctgcagggggaaagcttcaggagtggtggagcagtgctgcaggtgtctctgtctcttcccctttctatctcccccgcccctctcaatttctgtctctattc is a genomic window containing:
- the TMEM236 gene encoding transmembrane protein 236, with translation MVSGRLIKLVVFELLELAAFSIPTLVIVEQFASAYQDVTKPAEKTHYWLIVSCSIAYVALVTLLIWVPVKVLFYKKHHLYKKIKGWRPVMLMCVVLTTLPSFSFSIAVTEIQKSTTNGSTAVLPDTLPDLPVSLVLTSLIVVDIIEKLRIYPLRGRQRSNETDHTQATTFRQIRTVTDQVTQNGGNSEAPQPARRTQVSSQPSAVRTQVPPVPELVGPQEPSFHSGILRTMSYHDIRAEIFLWSFLLWSDTIEMVRVAGHPSVYKSGWLYPVYIFSYISLLRIIATPQNPLLNSLGILLQDIPFIFVRLSLIIALGTITPILGLCKNLLVTLSYVYFNYLTKFRVFSTFEF